Proteins encoded within one genomic window of Streptomyces sp. NBC_01237:
- a CDS encoding cold-shock protein, whose amino-acid sequence MASGTVKWFNAAKGFGFIEQDGGGADVFAHFSNIAAQGFRELIEGQKVTFDIASGQKGPTAENIVPA is encoded by the coding sequence ATGGCGTCAGGCACTGTGAAGTGGTTCAACGCGGCCAAGGGTTTCGGCTTCATCGAGCAGGACGGTGGCGGCGCTGACGTGTTCGCCCACTTCTCGAACATCGCCGCCCAGGGCTTCCGTGAGCTGATCGAAGGCCAGAAGGTCACCTTCGACATCGCGTCGGGCCAGAAGGGCCCGACGGCCGAGAACATCGTTCCCGCCTGA
- a CDS encoding SCO5918 family protein: MRCVIARFPFDLTRNGVLESMKGVKPEQVIGESVIIGRRTYPVKQVGQVLTHQDRRDFSAGEILRAMSRLGFTCSSTLRTAAPGPGRALSPFHQASAMLGAPAAV, translated from the coding sequence ATGCGCTGTGTCATCGCCCGCTTCCCGTTCGACCTCACCAGGAACGGCGTCCTGGAATCCATGAAGGGCGTCAAGCCCGAACAGGTCATCGGCGAGTCCGTGATCATCGGCCGCCGTACCTACCCTGTCAAGCAGGTCGGGCAGGTCCTCACGCACCAGGACCGCCGCGATTTCAGCGCCGGCGAAATCCTCCGCGCCATGAGCCGACTCGGCTTCACCTGCTCCAGTACTCTCCGTACTGCCGCACCCGGACCTGGGCGGGCCCTCAGCCCGTTCCACCAGGCTTCCGCGATGCTCGGGGCCCCTGCCGCCGTCTGA
- a CDS encoding CbtB domain-containing protein: MAQSAAPATGASAITPISAKAIAPWAVFFGILMLVLLYFVGAEQGATAVISGEGVHEWVHDGRHLLGFPCH; this comes from the coding sequence ATGGCACAGTCCGCTGCCCCGGCGACCGGCGCATCTGCGATCACCCCCATCTCGGCGAAGGCCATTGCCCCTTGGGCGGTCTTCTTCGGCATTCTCATGCTCGTTCTGCTGTACTTCGTCGGCGCCGAGCAGGGGGCCACCGCGGTCATCTCCGGCGAAGGGGTCCACGAATGGGTCCACGACGGTCGTCATCTGCTCGGCTTCCCCTGCCACTGA
- a CDS encoding tetratricopeptide repeat protein — protein sequence MSETYYEFGTAADRWDRAQMFFEAKEYLTAARILGGLVEEVPEQVAPRLLLARAYYHSARLGKAEAELRAVLERDPVEDYARLMLGRTLERQGRHSEAAPHLRMAAALTGDFDSGTS from the coding sequence GTGAGCGAGACCTATTACGAGTTCGGCACGGCCGCCGACCGGTGGGACCGGGCACAGATGTTCTTCGAGGCCAAGGAGTACCTGACGGCGGCCCGGATTCTGGGCGGGCTGGTCGAGGAGGTGCCGGAGCAGGTCGCCCCGCGGCTGCTTCTGGCCCGCGCCTACTACCACTCCGCCCGACTCGGCAAGGCCGAGGCCGAGCTGCGCGCCGTACTGGAGCGGGACCCGGTGGAGGACTACGCGCGCCTCATGCTGGGGCGCACCCTGGAGCGCCAGGGGCGGCACAGCGAGGCCGCGCCGCATCTGAGGATGGCTGCCGCGCTGACCGGCGACTTCGACTCCGGCACTTCCTGA
- a CDS encoding DEAD/DEAH box helicase has protein sequence MNPTRTNDRSSRTRSRTGGPASGSGAGSYRGSRFGSPAPSRSGAPNRQGGHGRRPATASGEFALPKTITPALPAVETFADLDMPEQLLASLTVQGMSVPFPIQGATLPNTLAGRDVLGRGRTGSGKTLAFGLALLARTTGQRAEPCQPLALVLVPTRELAQQVTDALTPYARSVRLRLATVVGGMPIGRQVSSLRRGAEVVVATPGRLKDLIDRGDCRLNQVAITVLDEADQMADMGFMPQVTALLDQVRPEGQRMLFSATLDRNVDLLVRRYLTDPVVHSVDPSAAAVTTMEHHVLHIHGTDKHRTTTQIAAREGRVIMFLDTKHAVDRLTQDLLNSGVRAAALHGGKSQPQRTRTLAQFKTGHVTVLVATNVAARGIHVDNLDLVVNVDPPTDHKDYLHRGGRTARAGESGSVVTLVTPNQRRDMTRLMAAAGIVPQTTPVRSGEEALSRITGAQTPSGIPVTITAPVAERRQRSRSAASRGRRSPASAARRTIVRQSSFDSAA, from the coding sequence ATGAACCCCACACGTACGAATGACCGCTCCTCCCGCACCCGCAGCCGTACCGGCGGTCCCGCTTCCGGCTCCGGCGCCGGTTCGTACCGGGGCAGCCGCTTCGGCTCGCCCGCCCCGAGCCGTTCCGGAGCGCCGAACCGCCAGGGCGGCCACGGCCGGCGGCCCGCGACGGCCTCGGGCGAGTTCGCCCTCCCGAAGACGATCACTCCCGCGCTGCCCGCCGTTGAGACGTTCGCCGACCTCGACATGCCCGAGCAGCTGCTGGCCTCGCTCACCGTGCAAGGCATGAGCGTCCCGTTCCCGATTCAGGGCGCGACCCTGCCCAACACCCTCGCGGGCCGCGATGTCCTCGGCCGGGGGCGCACCGGCTCCGGCAAGACCCTCGCCTTCGGCCTGGCCCTGCTGGCCCGCACCACCGGGCAGCGTGCCGAGCCCTGCCAGCCGCTCGCCCTCGTCCTCGTGCCCACGCGTGAACTGGCACAGCAGGTGACCGACGCTCTTACCCCCTACGCCCGCTCGGTGAGGCTGCGCCTGGCCACTGTCGTCGGGGGAATGCCGATCGGCAGGCAGGTCAGTTCACTGCGCCGTGGTGCCGAAGTCGTCGTCGCGACGCCGGGCCGCCTCAAGGACCTCATCGACCGGGGTGACTGCCGGCTGAACCAGGTCGCGATCACCGTCCTCGACGAGGCCGACCAGATGGCCGACATGGGTTTCATGCCGCAGGTCACCGCGCTCCTGGACCAGGTACGCCCCGAGGGCCAGCGGATGCTGTTCTCCGCAACCCTCGACCGCAACGTCGATCTCCTGGTCCGCCGCTACCTCACCGACCCGGTGGTGCACTCCGTCGACCCGTCCGCAGCCGCGGTCACCACGATGGAGCACCACGTCCTGCACATCCACGGCACTGACAAGCACCGGACGACGACACAGATCGCGGCGCGCGAGGGCCGGGTGATCATGTTCCTGGACACCAAGCACGCCGTCGACCGGCTCACCCAGGATCTTCTGAACAGCGGGGTGCGGGCAGCGGCCCTGCACGGTGGGAAGTCGCAGCCGCAGCGCACCCGGACCCTGGCCCAGTTCAAGACCGGGCACGTCACTGTGCTCGTCGCGACGAACGTCGCGGCACGCGGCATCCACGTCGACAACCTTGACCTCGTCGTCAACGTCGACCCGCCCACCGACCACAAGGACTACCTCCACCGCGGCGGCCGCACCGCGCGGGCAGGGGAGTCCGGCAGCGTCGTCACCCTGGTCACCCCCAACCAGCGCCGCGACATGACCCGCCTCATGGCCGCCGCCGGCATCGTCCCCCAGACCACCCCGGTCCGCTCCGGGGAAGAGGCACTCAGCCGGATCACCGGTGCCCAGACCCCCTCCGGCATTCCCGTGACGATCACCGCGCCGGTAGCCGAGCGGCGTCAGCGCAGCCGCAGCGCGGCCTCCCGCGGCCGGCGCAGCCCCGCTTCCGCTGCCCGGCGCACGATCGTGCGGCAGTCCTCCTTCGATTCGGCGGCCTAG
- a CDS encoding IS110 family transposase codes for MFEIEDVGVFLGLDVGKSAHHGHGLTPAGKKVFDKPLPNSEPKLRAVFDKLTAKFGTVLVIVDQPASIGALPLTVARDAGCRVAYLPGLSMRRIADLYPGEAKTDAKDAAVIADAARTMPHTLRSLELTDEITAELTVLTGFDQDLAAEATRTSNRIRGLLTQFHPSLERVLGPRLDHQAVTWLLERYGSPAALRKAGRRRLVELIRPKAPRMAARLIDEVFDALDEQTVVVPGTSTLDIVVPSLAASLTAVHTQRRAMEAQINALLEAHPLSQVLTSMPGVGVRTAAVLLVTVGDGTSFPTAAHLASYAGLAPTTKSSGTSIHGEHAPRGGNRQLKRAMFLSAFACMNADPTSRAYYDKQRARGKTHTQALLRLARQRISVLFAMLRDGTFYESRVPETATA; via the coding sequence ATGTTCGAGATCGAAGACGTGGGCGTGTTCCTCGGTTTGGACGTCGGCAAGTCCGCTCACCACGGCCATGGGCTGACGCCGGCGGGCAAGAAGGTCTTCGACAAGCCGCTACCCAACAGCGAACCGAAACTGCGGGCCGTCTTCGACAAGCTGACCGCGAAGTTCGGCACCGTCCTGGTCATCGTGGACCAGCCCGCCTCCATCGGTGCCCTGCCGCTGACCGTCGCACGCGACGCCGGCTGCCGCGTCGCCTACCTGCCCGGCCTGTCCATGCGCCGGATCGCCGACCTCTACCCCGGAGAGGCCAAGACCGACGCCAAGGACGCGGCCGTCATCGCCGATGCCGCGCGGACCATGCCGCACACCCTGCGCTCGCTGGAACTGACCGACGAGATCACCGCCGAGCTGACCGTGCTGACCGGCTTCGACCAGGACCTGGCCGCCGAGGCCACCCGCACCTCCAACCGGATACGCGGCCTGCTCACCCAGTTCCACCCCTCCCTGGAACGCGTCCTGGGACCGCGCCTGGACCACCAGGCCGTCACCTGGCTCCTGGAGCGTTACGGCTCCCCGGCCGCCCTGCGCAAGGCCGGCCGCCGCAGACTCGTGGAACTGATCCGCCCGAAGGCCCCACGCATGGCCGCCCGGCTGATCGACGAGGTCTTCGACGCGCTCGATGAGCAGACCGTCGTCGTCCCTGGCACCAGCACCCTGGACATCGTCGTGCCCTCCCTGGCCGCTTCCCTGACCGCCGTGCACACCCAGCGCCGGGCGATGGAGGCCCAGATCAACGCCCTGCTGGAGGCCCACCCTCTTTCCCAGGTCCTGACCTCGATGCCCGGCGTCGGCGTCAGGACCGCCGCTGTCCTGCTGGTCACCGTCGGCGACGGCACCAGCTTCCCCACCGCCGCCCACCTCGCCTCCTACGCCGGCCTCGCGCCGACGACGAAGTCGTCGGGCACCTCGATCCACGGCGAACACGCACCCCGAGGCGGCAACCGGCAGCTCAAACGGGCGATGTTCCTGTCCGCCTTCGCCTGCATGAACGCCGATCCGACCTCCCGCGCCTACTACGACAAGCAACGCGCCCGCGGCAAGACCCATACCCAAGCCCTCCTCCGCCTCGCCCGCCAACGCATCAGCGTCCTGTTCGCCATGCTCCGCGACGGCACCTTCTACGAGTCACGCGTCCCCGAAACAGCTACCGCATGA
- a CDS encoding SDR family NAD(P)-dependent oxidoreductase: MSKVIVITGAGSGFGALAARALARSGHIVCAAMRNTTTRNAGRVAEAAAYAAGHGVDLRTAEPDVLSRESADAAISAAVTEAGRLDVLLHGAGHMVTGPTEVFTPEEVAAVHDTDVLGTQRVNRAALPQLRSRRRGLVVWMGSTSTRGGTPPCPAPRFAAKSASSASSASSAKSFMDALAVSCAAESARFRIETTSGVPGSFTSVINHFVTGRRPADRSMVPDYEELCVGLMEQVSQRPAVPTPADADADAAQVADAIVRLVDAEHGKRPRVHIDPGDDGSEAVSAVADRVRADFHGRIVLDDLLTPHAA, encoded by the coding sequence ATGAGCAAGGTCATCGTCATCACCGGTGCGGGTTCCGGCTTCGGAGCCCTGGCGGCTCGGGCCCTGGCCCGCTCGGGCCACATCGTCTGCGCCGCCATGCGGAACACCACCACGCGCAATGCTGGCCGGGTCGCCGAGGCGGCGGCCTACGCCGCCGGGCATGGGGTGGACCTGCGCACCGCGGAGCCGGATGTGCTGTCCCGGGAGTCGGCGGACGCTGCGATCTCCGCGGCCGTCACCGAGGCCGGCCGTCTCGACGTACTCCTCCACGGCGCCGGGCACATGGTCACCGGCCCCACCGAGGTGTTCACCCCCGAGGAAGTCGCGGCGGTCCACGACACCGATGTCCTCGGTACCCAGCGCGTGAACCGGGCCGCGCTGCCACAGCTGAGAAGCCGGCGGCGCGGGCTGGTGGTGTGGATGGGTTCCACGTCCACCAGGGGCGGTACGCCGCCCTGTCCGGCCCCCCGCTTCGCCGCCAAGTCCGCCAGTTCCGCCAGTTCCGCCAGTTCCGCCAAGTCCTTCATGGACGCCCTGGCCGTCTCCTGTGCCGCCGAGTCGGCGCGTTTCCGCATCGAGACCACCAGTGGCGTGCCGGGCTCCTTCACCTCGGTAATCAACCACTTCGTCACGGGCCGGCGTCCGGCCGACCGGTCAATGGTCCCGGACTACGAAGAGCTCTGCGTCGGCCTGATGGAGCAGGTGTCCCAGCGGCCGGCCGTTCCTACTCCCGCCGATGCCGATGCCGATGCCGCACAGGTCGCCGACGCCATCGTCCGACTCGTGGACGCCGAGCACGGGAAGCGCCCTCGCGTACACATCGATCCTGGAGACGACGGCAGCGAGGCGGTCAGCGCGGTCGCCGACCGCGTCCGCGCGGATTTCCACGGACGGATCGTCCTGGACGACCTGCTGACGCCGCATGCCGCTTGA
- a CDS encoding pirin family protein, translated as MSNLDRQAALSVCGGRGFVVAEPVRELLTPRRVQLGESTEVRRLLPNLGRRMVGAWAFVDHYGPDDIAGEPGMQVPPHPHMGLQTVSWLHDGEVLHRDSLGSLQTVRPRELGLMTSGRAISHSEESPKSHARLLHGAQLWVALPEAHRSVEPHFQHHVDLPTVTAPGLTATVILGELDGAVSPGTAYTPIVGADLALAQGAQARLPLDPDFEYAVLSMSGEAEVDGVPVLPGSMLYLGCGRSELPVRALSDAGLMLLGGEPFEEEIVMFWNWIGRSQEDIAQAREDWMNGTRFGEVKGYDGPPIPAPELPVVPLKARGRVR; from the coding sequence ATGAGCAATCTCGATCGCCAGGCCGCACTCTCCGTCTGCGGAGGGCGGGGCTTCGTCGTCGCCGAACCGGTGCGTGAACTCCTCACCCCGCGCCGCGTCCAGCTCGGCGAGTCCACCGAGGTGCGCCGCCTGCTGCCCAACCTGGGGCGACGCATGGTCGGCGCCTGGGCCTTCGTGGACCACTACGGCCCCGACGACATCGCCGGCGAGCCCGGCATGCAGGTACCGCCCCACCCCCACATGGGGCTGCAGACGGTCAGCTGGCTCCACGACGGCGAGGTTCTGCACCGCGACAGTCTGGGCAGTCTCCAGACGGTGCGCCCCCGCGAGTTGGGTCTGATGACCTCGGGCCGGGCCATCAGCCATTCCGAGGAAAGCCCCAAGTCGCACGCCAGGCTTCTGCACGGTGCCCAGCTCTGGGTGGCCCTGCCCGAAGCCCACCGCAGCGTCGAGCCGCACTTCCAGCACCACGTGGACCTGCCCACCGTCACGGCGCCCGGCCTCACCGCCACCGTGATCCTGGGCGAACTCGACGGTGCGGTCTCGCCGGGCACCGCCTACACCCCGATCGTCGGCGCGGACCTGGCGCTGGCGCAGGGTGCCCAGGCCCGGTTGCCGCTGGACCCGGACTTCGAGTACGCGGTTCTGTCCATGTCCGGCGAGGCGGAGGTCGACGGCGTACCCGTCCTGCCGGGCTCGATGCTCTACCTGGGCTGCGGCCGCTCCGAACTGCCGGTGCGCGCGCTCTCCGATGCTGGGCTGATGCTCCTCGGGGGCGAGCCGTTCGAGGAGGAGATCGTCATGTTCTGGAACTGGATCGGACGCTCCCAGGAGGACATCGCACAGGCCCGAGAGGACTGGATGAACGGGACCCGCTTCGGCGAGGTGAAGGGCTATGACGGCCCTCCGATTCCAGCTCCGGAGCTGCCTGTGGTGCCGCTGAAGGCGCGGGGGAGGGTGCGCTGA
- a CDS encoding lysine transporter LysE, which yields MGVRRAAKGVGDFLVEALGEAVAEVILSLLACALLGCLALIAYLSWSLSPRFTIAGAGLLSLLLAHGAWQTFRTPAKGRRRGLAALTAVGFTVTAMTALFLLLYSTGCDCL from the coding sequence ATGGGGGTCCGCAGGGCAGCGAAAGGCGTCGGCGACTTCCTGGTCGAGGCGCTGGGAGAAGCCGTCGCCGAGGTGATCCTCAGCCTGCTCGCCTGTGCCCTGCTCGGCTGCCTGGCTCTGATCGCCTACCTGAGCTGGTCCCTCAGCCCGCGCTTCACCATCGCGGGGGCTGGGCTGCTCAGCCTCCTCCTCGCCCACGGCGCCTGGCAGACCTTCCGCACCCCCGCGAAGGGGCGCCGTCGGGGCCTCGCCGCCCTGACCGCTGTCGGTTTCACCGTGACCGCCATGACGGCCCTCTTCCTGCTGCTCTACTCCACAGGATGCGACTGCCTGTGA
- a CDS encoding ATP-binding protein — MNTMSIDAVTVRSATSVADARENTRNFLDSLRQPPIAAEAADTVVLVVSELVTNALRHGGGTCTLNLTTHPDSVEVAVHDSSPQAPRVRTPDLTGGTGGFGWPMVNHLARTTAITHQAAGGKTITAFLPR; from the coding sequence ATGAACACCATGAGCATCGACGCCGTAACCGTCCGCTCCGCGACATCCGTCGCCGACGCACGCGAGAACACTCGGAACTTCCTCGACAGCCTCCGGCAGCCGCCCATCGCGGCCGAGGCCGCCGACACCGTGGTCCTGGTCGTCTCCGAACTCGTCACCAACGCCCTGCGCCACGGCGGCGGCACCTGCACCCTGAACCTCACCACGCACCCCGACAGCGTCGAAGTCGCCGTGCACGACTCCAGCCCGCAGGCACCACGCGTCCGCACCCCCGACCTGACCGGCGGCACGGGGGGCTTCGGATGGCCCATGGTCAACCACCTCGCCCGCACCACCGCCATCACCCACCAGGCAGCCGGCGGCAAGACCATCACCGCCTTCCTCCCCCGGTAG
- a CDS encoding histidine phosphatase family protein has translation MTVRVMLVSPAMNAALREARFDGDGPLDRASEQRARAAAGTTPTAGRYASGPSERCLRTAEALGLAVRHEPDLADWDLGRWRGLRLDEVAGREPEAVAEWLGDPVAAPHGGESLRDLTTRVGGWLAAQADAEGSVLAVAGPSVVRAAVVHGLALPTAAFWRLDVAPLSLTELSGRSGRWNVRLGQPLTARDS, from the coding sequence GTGACGGTACGGGTGATGTTGGTCTCACCTGCCATGAACGCCGCGCTGCGGGAGGCCCGTTTCGACGGCGACGGCCCCCTGGACCGGGCCAGCGAACAGCGTGCCCGCGCCGCCGCGGGCACGACGCCGACGGCGGGCCGCTACGCGAGCGGCCCTTCGGAACGGTGCCTCCGGACGGCCGAGGCGCTCGGTCTCGCCGTCCGGCACGAACCGGACCTCGCCGACTGGGACTTGGGACGCTGGCGCGGCCTGCGCCTGGACGAGGTGGCCGGGCGGGAGCCCGAGGCGGTGGCCGAGTGGCTCGGCGACCCTGTGGCAGCCCCGCACGGCGGTGAGTCCCTGCGGGATCTGACCACCCGGGTCGGTGGCTGGCTCGCGGCCCAGGCCGATGCCGAAGGCAGCGTGCTGGCGGTGGCCGGCCCCTCGGTGGTACGGGCGGCGGTCGTCCATGGACTGGCTCTGCCGACGGCAGCGTTCTGGCGGCTCGATGTCGCCCCCTTGTCGCTCACCGAGCTCAGCGGCCGGTCCGGGCGGTGGAACGTACGGCTGGGGCAGCCGTTGACGGCGCGGGACAGCTGA
- a CDS encoding CBS domain-containing protein, translated as MTLVQMQPRSESATLAHRTVADAMDTAGPQVCDDMTIEVALSVMASARTGHLLVCDNDGLCTGLVTQAQLATARDSSAYTDRVQLRDMLDNRGPFTSPVTTVADAQHAMGGRRLGVQPVVDEQGSAPGVLALAR; from the coding sequence TTGACGCTGGTTCAGATGCAACCCCGCTCGGAGAGCGCCACCCTCGCGCACAGGACGGTGGCCGACGCCATGGACACGGCCGGACCGCAGGTCTGCGACGACATGACCATCGAGGTGGCCCTGTCCGTCATGGCCAGTGCCCGCACCGGGCACCTGCTCGTCTGCGACAACGACGGCCTGTGCACTGGACTGGTCACCCAGGCCCAGCTCGCCACCGCCCGTGACAGCTCCGCATACACGGACAGGGTTCAGCTGCGCGACATGCTCGACAACCGCGGGCCGTTCACCTCACCCGTGACCACGGTCGCCGATGCCCAGCACGCGATGGGCGGCCGCCGGCTCGGTGTCCAACCGGTCGTCGACGAGCAGGGCAGTGCTCCGGGCGTCCTCGCCCTTGCTCGCTGA
- a CDS encoding TetR/AcrR family transcriptional regulator, with product MSTRTRILEVAADLVRESPDGDISTRAVCEAAQVGAPALYRHFGDKEGLLSAVVDHGFDKYLAAKRERDDTTDPVEDLRNGWDSHVEFALRNPNLYRLMNSPAMRTPPEAARESHRILTRDLTRAAAVGRLRVAPELAAQMIMSANTGVALMLVARPATFSDNAMSRRVRDAVHAAVLTPDATPSRPTEAGVPSTAARLSALLRHSHESGLSTAEAALMTEWLDRVANSLPADGPTA from the coding sequence ATGAGCACGCGAACACGCATTCTGGAAGTGGCGGCGGACTTGGTGAGGGAGTCGCCCGACGGTGACATCTCCACGCGTGCGGTGTGCGAGGCGGCGCAGGTGGGAGCCCCTGCCCTCTACCGGCACTTCGGGGACAAGGAAGGTCTGTTGTCGGCGGTCGTCGATCATGGATTCGACAAGTATCTGGCGGCCAAACGGGAACGCGACGACACCACGGACCCCGTCGAGGACCTGCGCAACGGCTGGGACAGCCATGTGGAGTTCGCCCTTCGCAACCCGAACCTCTACCGGCTGATGAACTCACCCGCGATGCGCACGCCGCCGGAGGCCGCACGTGAGTCCCACCGGATCCTCACCAGGGATCTGACCCGGGCAGCCGCGGTGGGAAGGCTGCGTGTCGCCCCGGAACTCGCGGCGCAGATGATCATGTCGGCCAACACGGGAGTGGCCCTGATGCTCGTGGCCCGCCCGGCGACCTTCTCCGACAACGCCATGTCCAGAAGGGTGCGCGACGCCGTGCACGCGGCCGTCCTCACTCCGGACGCGACCCCGAGCCGTCCGACGGAAGCCGGAGTCCCCTCGACGGCGGCCCGATTGAGCGCTCTGCTGCGCCACTCCCATGAATCGGGACTCAGTACCGCGGAGGCGGCCCTGATGACGGAGTGGCTGGACCGCGTGGCGAACTCGCTTCCGGCGGACGGGCCGACGGCCTGA
- a CDS encoding SDR family oxidoreductase, with protein sequence MTDHTTASATAAAPRVALVTGGSRGIGRESAERLAADGFAVVINYAGNRTEAEAAVAAITAAGGQAVAHRADVADEIAVAALFDAAEEAFGGIDVVVHAAGVMALAPLAELELDALDRMYRTNIRGTFVVDQQAARRLRGGGAVINFSSSVLSLSLPGYSAYAATKGAVEAMTLILARELRGRDITVNAVAPGPTATALFLDGKDEETVARMAAQPPLERLGTPQDIAEVVSFLAGPARWVNGQVVRANGGIV encoded by the coding sequence ATGACTGACCACACCACTGCCTCCGCCACGGCTGCCGCACCGCGCGTCGCCCTTGTCACCGGCGGGTCCCGGGGAATCGGCCGGGAGAGCGCCGAACGGCTCGCGGCCGACGGTTTCGCCGTCGTGATCAACTACGCGGGCAACCGGACCGAGGCCGAGGCCGCCGTCGCGGCCATCACGGCCGCGGGTGGACAGGCCGTCGCGCACCGGGCCGACGTCGCCGACGAGATCGCCGTCGCGGCTCTCTTCGACGCCGCCGAGGAGGCGTTCGGGGGCATCGACGTCGTTGTGCACGCCGCAGGCGTCATGGCACTCGCGCCGCTGGCCGAGCTGGAACTCGACGCGCTCGACCGGATGTACCGCACCAACATCCGCGGCACATTCGTCGTCGACCAGCAGGCCGCGCGGCGCCTGCGGGGCGGCGGGGCCGTCATCAACTTCTCCAGCTCGGTGCTGTCGCTCTCCCTTCCCGGATACAGCGCCTACGCGGCCACCAAGGGGGCCGTCGAGGCCATGACGCTGATCCTTGCCCGCGAGCTGCGCGGCCGGGACATCACGGTCAACGCCGTGGCCCCCGGGCCTACCGCCACGGCCCTGTTCCTGGACGGCAAGGACGAGGAGACCGTCGCGAGGATGGCCGCTCAGCCGCCGCTGGAGCGACTGGGCACGCCCCAGGACATCGCGGAGGTCGTGTCGTTCCTCGCGGGTCCGGCGCGCTGGGTCAACGGGCAGGTCGTGCGTGCCAACGGCGGCATCGTCTGA
- a CDS encoding CbtA family protein: MNSISVRALLVRGMLAGLIAGAAALVVAYFLGESQVDAAIALEEAHSHDHGGGEELVSRTMQATGGLATGILVFGVAIGGIAALVFCYALGRIGNFGPRATAALIAGAALLTVYVVPFLKYPANPPAVGNPDTIGKRTTLFFLMVALGVLLAVAAVILGRRLAPRLGNWNATIVAAAGFVLLIGVAYAFLPSVNEVGRDFPAALLWEFRLSTLAIQATLWAVFGLVFGYLTERLLAPGTGAPTGGGAVSRDTAGAVT; this comes from the coding sequence GTGAACTCCATATCTGTCAGAGCCCTGCTCGTCCGCGGCATGCTGGCCGGCCTGATCGCGGGCGCGGCGGCTCTTGTCGTCGCCTATTTCCTCGGCGAGTCCCAAGTGGACGCCGCCATCGCGCTGGAAGAGGCCCACAGCCATGACCACGGCGGCGGCGAGGAGCTCGTCAGCCGCACCATGCAGGCGACCGGCGGACTCGCCACCGGCATCCTGGTCTTCGGCGTGGCGATCGGCGGCATCGCCGCTCTTGTCTTCTGCTACGCCCTCGGGCGCATCGGCAACTTCGGCCCGCGGGCCACGGCGGCGCTGATCGCGGGCGCCGCCCTGTTGACGGTGTACGTCGTGCCGTTCCTGAAATACCCGGCGAACCCGCCGGCTGTCGGCAACCCCGACACCATCGGGAAGCGCACCACCCTGTTCTTCCTGATGGTCGCCCTCGGTGTCCTGCTGGCCGTCGCCGCCGTCATCCTCGGCAGACGTCTCGCGCCTCGCCTGGGCAACTGGAACGCGACCATCGTCGCGGCTGCCGGATTCGTCCTGCTGATCGGGGTCGCCTACGCGTTCCTGCCCTCGGTCAACGAGGTCGGCAGGGACTTCCCGGCCGCCCTCCTGTGGGAGTTCCGGCTCTCCACGCTGGCCATTCAGGCCACACTCTGGGCCGTCTTCGGCCTGGTCTTCGGCTATCTGACCGAACGCCTGCTGGCGCCCGGGACGGGGGCGCCAACGGGCGGCGGCGCGGTGTCGCGCGACACGGCCGGTGCGGTGACCTGA
- a CDS encoding MerR family transcriptional regulator, whose protein sequence is MTADDSFGRLDDDDYPAYTMGRAAEMLGTTQGFLRAIGEARLITPLRSAGGHRRYSRYQLRIAARARELVDQGTPIEAACRIVILEDQLEEAQRINAEYRRGTSKP, encoded by the coding sequence GTGACAGCAGACGACTCGTTCGGCCGTCTCGACGACGACGACTACCCCGCCTACACCATGGGCCGGGCCGCCGAAATGCTCGGCACCACCCAGGGCTTCCTCCGCGCCATCGGCGAAGCCCGCCTCATCACCCCACTCCGCTCCGCGGGCGGCCACCGCCGCTACTCCCGCTACCAGCTGCGCATCGCCGCCCGCGCCCGGGAACTCGTCGACCAGGGCACCCCGATCGAAGCGGCCTGCCGCATCGTCATCCTCGAAGACCAGCTGGAGGAAGCCCAGCGGATCAACGCCGAATACCGCCGCGGTACCTCGAAGCCATAG